One stretch of Zingiber officinale cultivar Zhangliang chromosome 6B, Zo_v1.1, whole genome shotgun sequence DNA includes these proteins:
- the LOC121992827 gene encoding cytochrome P450 704C1-like isoform X1, with protein MAALVAASAASAVEFLLLAAVPAFFFFFFFFGSGGWKRRQVLLPPVVGTIFHQFLNLQRLHDYHTELSRLHKNYRLLSPFGRQLYTADPAVVEHILKTNFNNYGKGLYNYINLRDLFGDGIFAVDGDKWRHQRKLASFNFSTKSLRDFSGSIFKNSASDLARILSAYANSNEQFDMQELLMKSTMDSTFKIAFGFELDCMGGSNQDGVEFAKAFDKANEFTLLRYVNVFWRITRLLGVGSEAALKQNLKVIDEFVYKVMDIRFKEIANAHQEKGDDILSKFLEEIKHPQTTMDTRYLRDIILNFVIAGKDTTAGSLAWFFYLICKDPSVQEKIHREVKRVVLLETKECTDFVEFSRNINDESLNNLHYLHASLTETLRLFPVVPLVSLSATISRNGMIFDENSFLLLQENKVCFSDDILPGGYNVSKGDIVFFQPYAMGRMEYLWGEDAESFRPERWLDDEGIFQPESPFKFVAFQAGPRICLGREFAYRQMKTFAAVLLYFFQFKLSDEEKVVRYKTMTTLQIDQGLYLQASSR; from the exons ATGGCAGCTTTGGTCGCTGCTTCTGCCGCTTCGGCGGTCGAGTTTCTGCTACTCGCTGCTGTCCCcgccttctttttcttcttcttcttcttcggcagCGGCGGCTGGAAGAGGAGGCAAGTACTGCTTCCCCCGGTGGTGGGCACCATCTTTCACCAGTTCCTCAACCTCCAAAGGCTTCACGACTACCACACGGAGCTGTCGCGCCTCCACAAGAACTACAGGTTGCTCTCGCCCTTCGGCCGCCAGCTCTACACCGCCGACCCTGCCGTCGTCGAGCACATACTCAAGACCAACTTCAACAACTACGGCAAG GGATTGTACAACTACATAAATCTACGCGATTTGTTTGGAGATGGCATATTTGCCGTCGACGGCGACAAGTGGCGCCACCAGCGGAAGCTCGCGAGCTTCAACTTCTCCACCAAATCCCTGAGAGATTTCAGTGGTTCCATTTTCAAAAACAGTGCTTCCGATCTCGCAAGAATCCTCTCTGCCTATGCCAATTCCAACGAACAGTTCGATATGCAG GAACTCCTGATGAAATCCACCATGGACTCCACCTTCAAGATCGCATTCGGGTTCGAGTTGGATTGCATGGGTGGTTCGAATCAGGACGGTGTCGAGTTCGCCAAAGCATTCGATAAAGCAAACGAGTTCACCCTGTTGCGGTATGTGAATGTCTTCTGGAGGATCACGAGACTTTTGGGAGTTGGGTCCGAGGCAGCTCTCAAGCAAAATCTCAAAGTGATCGATGAATTCGTGTACAAAGTGATGGACATCAGGTTCAAAGAAATAGCCAATGCTCATCAGGAAAAGGGGGATGACATTCTGTCAAAGTTCTTGGAGGAGATCAAGCATCCGCAGACGACGATGGACACGCGATATCTGAGAGACATAATTCTGAACTTTGTCATCGCCGGAAAAGATACCACCGCCGGCTCGCTCGCTTGGTTCTTCTACTTGATCTGCAAGGACCCCTCAGTGCAAGAGAAGATACATCGAGAAGTGAAGCGAGTGGTGCTACTCGAAACTAAAGAGTGCACAGACTTTGTAGAGTTTTCGCGGAACATAAACGATGAATCCCTCAACAATCTCCACTATCTTCATGCTTCCCTCACCGAGACACTTAGGCTCTTCCCCGTAGTTCCTCTAGTGAGTTTAAGTGCTACAATTAGCCGAAATGGCATGATCTTTGATGAGAATTCTTTTCTTCTTCTGCAGGAAAACAAGGTTTGCTTCTCAGATGACATTCTACCGGGAGGCTACAATGTGAGCAAAGGCGACATTGTGTTTTTTCAGCCCTATGCGATGGGTAGAATGGAGTATCTGTGGGGCGAGGATGCCGAAAGTTTTCGGCCGGAAAGATGGCTCGATGATGAAGGGATCTTCCAGCCTGAAAGTCCATTTAAATTTGTAGCTTTTCAG GCTGGTCCAAGAATCTGCTTGGGGAGAGAATTTGCCTACAGGCAGATGAAGACATTTGCAGCAGTTCTTCTCTACTTCTTTCAGTTCAAGCTCAGTGATGAGGAGAAGGTTGTTCGCTACAAAACCATGACCACGCTTCAAATTGATCAAGGTCTTTATCTTCAGGCATCCTCGAGATAA
- the LOC121992827 gene encoding cytochrome P450 704C1-like isoform X2, which yields MAALVAASAASAVEFLLLAAVPAFFFFFFFFGSGGWKRRQVLLPPVVGTIFHQFLNLQRLHDYHTELSRLHKNYRLLSPFGRQLYTADPAVVEHILKTNFNNYGKGLYNYINLRDLFGDGIFAVDGDKWRHQRKLASFNFSTKSLRDFSGSIFKNSASDLARILSAYANSNEQFDMQELLMKSTMDSTFKIAFGFELDCMGGSNQDGVEFAKAFDKANEFTLLRYVNVFWRITRLLGVGSEAALKQNLKVIDEFVYKVMDIRFKEIANAHQEKGDDILSKFLEEIKHPQTTMDTRYLRDIILNFVIAGKDTTAGSLAWFFYLICKDPSVQEKIHREVKRVVLLETKECTDFVEFSRNINDESLNNLHYLHASLTETLRLFPVVPLENKVCFSDDILPGGYNVSKGDIVFFQPYAMGRMEYLWGEDAESFRPERWLDDEGIFQPESPFKFVAFQAGPRICLGREFAYRQMKTFAAVLLYFFQFKLSDEEKVVRYKTMTTLQIDQGLYLQASSR from the exons ATGGCAGCTTTGGTCGCTGCTTCTGCCGCTTCGGCGGTCGAGTTTCTGCTACTCGCTGCTGTCCCcgccttctttttcttcttcttcttcttcggcagCGGCGGCTGGAAGAGGAGGCAAGTACTGCTTCCCCCGGTGGTGGGCACCATCTTTCACCAGTTCCTCAACCTCCAAAGGCTTCACGACTACCACACGGAGCTGTCGCGCCTCCACAAGAACTACAGGTTGCTCTCGCCCTTCGGCCGCCAGCTCTACACCGCCGACCCTGCCGTCGTCGAGCACATACTCAAGACCAACTTCAACAACTACGGCAAG GGATTGTACAACTACATAAATCTACGCGATTTGTTTGGAGATGGCATATTTGCCGTCGACGGCGACAAGTGGCGCCACCAGCGGAAGCTCGCGAGCTTCAACTTCTCCACCAAATCCCTGAGAGATTTCAGTGGTTCCATTTTCAAAAACAGTGCTTCCGATCTCGCAAGAATCCTCTCTGCCTATGCCAATTCCAACGAACAGTTCGATATGCAG GAACTCCTGATGAAATCCACCATGGACTCCACCTTCAAGATCGCATTCGGGTTCGAGTTGGATTGCATGGGTGGTTCGAATCAGGACGGTGTCGAGTTCGCCAAAGCATTCGATAAAGCAAACGAGTTCACCCTGTTGCGGTATGTGAATGTCTTCTGGAGGATCACGAGACTTTTGGGAGTTGGGTCCGAGGCAGCTCTCAAGCAAAATCTCAAAGTGATCGATGAATTCGTGTACAAAGTGATGGACATCAGGTTCAAAGAAATAGCCAATGCTCATCAGGAAAAGGGGGATGACATTCTGTCAAAGTTCTTGGAGGAGATCAAGCATCCGCAGACGACGATGGACACGCGATATCTGAGAGACATAATTCTGAACTTTGTCATCGCCGGAAAAGATACCACCGCCGGCTCGCTCGCTTGGTTCTTCTACTTGATCTGCAAGGACCCCTCAGTGCAAGAGAAGATACATCGAGAAGTGAAGCGAGTGGTGCTACTCGAAACTAAAGAGTGCACAGACTTTGTAGAGTTTTCGCGGAACATAAACGATGAATCCCTCAACAATCTCCACTATCTTCATGCTTCCCTCACCGAGACACTTAGGCTCTTCCCCGTAGTTCCTCTA GAAAACAAGGTTTGCTTCTCAGATGACATTCTACCGGGAGGCTACAATGTGAGCAAAGGCGACATTGTGTTTTTTCAGCCCTATGCGATGGGTAGAATGGAGTATCTGTGGGGCGAGGATGCCGAAAGTTTTCGGCCGGAAAGATGGCTCGATGATGAAGGGATCTTCCAGCCTGAAAGTCCATTTAAATTTGTAGCTTTTCAG GCTGGTCCAAGAATCTGCTTGGGGAGAGAATTTGCCTACAGGCAGATGAAGACATTTGCAGCAGTTCTTCTCTACTTCTTTCAGTTCAAGCTCAGTGATGAGGAGAAGGTTGTTCGCTACAAAACCATGACCACGCTTCAAATTGATCAAGGTCTTTATCTTCAGGCATCCTCGAGATAA
- the LOC121992827 gene encoding cytochrome P450 704C1-like isoform X3, whose product MAALVAASAASAVEFLLLAAVPAFFFFFFFFGSGGWKRRQVLLPPVVGTIFHQFLNLQRLHDYHTELSRLHKNYRLLSPFGRQLYTADPAVVEHILKTNFNNYGKGLYNYINLRDLFGDGIFAVDGDKWRHQRKLASFNFSTKSLRDFSGSIFKNSASDLARILSAYANSNEQFDMQELLMKSTMDSTFKIAFGFELDCMGGSNQDGVEFAKAFDKANEFTLLRYVNVFWRITRLLGVGSEAALKQNLKVIDEFVYKVMDIRFKEIANAHQEKGDDILSKFLEEIKHPQTTMDTRYLRDIILNFVIAGKDTTAGSLAWFFYLICKDPSVQEKIHREVKRVVLLETKECTDFVEFSRNINDESLNNLHYLHASLTETLRLFPENKVCFSDDILPGGYNVSKGDIVFFQPYAMGRMEYLWGEDAESFRPERWLDDEGIFQPESPFKFVAFQAGPRICLGREFAYRQMKTFAAVLLYFFQFKLSDEEKVVRYKTMTTLQIDQGLYLQASSR is encoded by the exons ATGGCAGCTTTGGTCGCTGCTTCTGCCGCTTCGGCGGTCGAGTTTCTGCTACTCGCTGCTGTCCCcgccttctttttcttcttcttcttcttcggcagCGGCGGCTGGAAGAGGAGGCAAGTACTGCTTCCCCCGGTGGTGGGCACCATCTTTCACCAGTTCCTCAACCTCCAAAGGCTTCACGACTACCACACGGAGCTGTCGCGCCTCCACAAGAACTACAGGTTGCTCTCGCCCTTCGGCCGCCAGCTCTACACCGCCGACCCTGCCGTCGTCGAGCACATACTCAAGACCAACTTCAACAACTACGGCAAG GGATTGTACAACTACATAAATCTACGCGATTTGTTTGGAGATGGCATATTTGCCGTCGACGGCGACAAGTGGCGCCACCAGCGGAAGCTCGCGAGCTTCAACTTCTCCACCAAATCCCTGAGAGATTTCAGTGGTTCCATTTTCAAAAACAGTGCTTCCGATCTCGCAAGAATCCTCTCTGCCTATGCCAATTCCAACGAACAGTTCGATATGCAG GAACTCCTGATGAAATCCACCATGGACTCCACCTTCAAGATCGCATTCGGGTTCGAGTTGGATTGCATGGGTGGTTCGAATCAGGACGGTGTCGAGTTCGCCAAAGCATTCGATAAAGCAAACGAGTTCACCCTGTTGCGGTATGTGAATGTCTTCTGGAGGATCACGAGACTTTTGGGAGTTGGGTCCGAGGCAGCTCTCAAGCAAAATCTCAAAGTGATCGATGAATTCGTGTACAAAGTGATGGACATCAGGTTCAAAGAAATAGCCAATGCTCATCAGGAAAAGGGGGATGACATTCTGTCAAAGTTCTTGGAGGAGATCAAGCATCCGCAGACGACGATGGACACGCGATATCTGAGAGACATAATTCTGAACTTTGTCATCGCCGGAAAAGATACCACCGCCGGCTCGCTCGCTTGGTTCTTCTACTTGATCTGCAAGGACCCCTCAGTGCAAGAGAAGATACATCGAGAAGTGAAGCGAGTGGTGCTACTCGAAACTAAAGAGTGCACAGACTTTGTAGAGTTTTCGCGGAACATAAACGATGAATCCCTCAACAATCTCCACTATCTTCATGCTTCCCTCACCGAGACACTTAGGCTCTTCCCC GAAAACAAGGTTTGCTTCTCAGATGACATTCTACCGGGAGGCTACAATGTGAGCAAAGGCGACATTGTGTTTTTTCAGCCCTATGCGATGGGTAGAATGGAGTATCTGTGGGGCGAGGATGCCGAAAGTTTTCGGCCGGAAAGATGGCTCGATGATGAAGGGATCTTCCAGCCTGAAAGTCCATTTAAATTTGTAGCTTTTCAG GCTGGTCCAAGAATCTGCTTGGGGAGAGAATTTGCCTACAGGCAGATGAAGACATTTGCAGCAGTTCTTCTCTACTTCTTTCAGTTCAAGCTCAGTGATGAGGAGAAGGTTGTTCGCTACAAAACCATGACCACGCTTCAAATTGATCAAGGTCTTTATCTTCAGGCATCCTCGAGATAA